The genomic interval TTACAAGGGATCGAAGTCCACGCTCTGCCCCGGCTGCGGGCACGACGCGATCACGGCGAGCATCATCCAGGCGGCGTTCGAGCTGGGCCTGGAGCAGCACCGCGTGGCGAAGCTCTCGGGGATCGGCTGCTCCAGCAAGACGCCGGCCTACTTCCTGGGCCGGTCGCATTCATTCAACGCCGTCCACGGCCGGATGCCGTCGATCGCGACCGGCGTCCACGTCGCCAACCGGGAGCTGATCCTTCTCGGAGTCTCCGGAGACGGAGACAGCGCGTCGATCGGGCTCGGCCAGTACTGCCATCTCATCCGCCGCAACGTTCCGGTCGTCTACATCATCGAGAACAACGGCGTCTACGGCCTCACGAAGGGGCAGTTCTCCGCGACCGCGGACGTCGGCAGCAAGGCGAAGGCGGGCCAGGTGAACGACTACATGCCGATCGATCTCTGCGCGGTCGCGATCGAGCTGGGCTGCGGCTTCGTCGCGCGCTCGTTCTCGGGGGATCCCAAGCAGCTCCGGCCGATACTCAAGGCGGCTTTCTCCCACCGCGGGACGGCCGTCCTCGACGTGATCAGCCCCTGCGTCACGTTCAACAACCACGAGGGATCGACGAAGAGCTACCTGAACGTGAAGGAGCACGACGCCCCGCTCCATGAAATCAGCTTCGTTCCGCACTTCGAGAACATCGAGGTCGACTACGCGCCAGGCGAGACCCGGGAGGTGTCCCTCCACGACGGCTCGCGGATCGTGCTGAAGAAGCTGGAGGAGGACTACGACCCGACCGACCGGACGCGGGCGATCGGGATGATCCACCAAGGGCGGGCGGAGAACCGATTCATGACGGGAATTCTCTACCTCGATCAGGGGAAGGAGCCTCTGGATCGGGAGCTCAACCTGGTGGACGAGCCGCTCGCGTCGCTGCCGCTCGAGCGGGTCCGCCCTCCCAAGGCCGCCCTCGAAGAGGTCATGGCCGGCCTGAAGATCGGAAAGGGTTAAGGCCTGACGCTCCCCTACCCGTCCTGCGGGGGATCGTCGTCGCCCCGCGTCTCCCGGTAGTAGACCTTGAACTTTTTCCGCAGCCGCTCGCGCCGCCAACGATCCCTCATGCCGCGAAAGGGATTCCTGAAGCGGAAGCCGCGCCACCCGCGCCACGGCGTGGGCCCTCTCAGGTAGAGCCAGCCGAAGAGCATCCCTCCCAGATGCGCCACGTGCGCCACCCCGCCGCCGTTCGACGTCAGGCTGGACCAGAAGGTGATGGCACCCAGGATCAGAACGAAGTACTTCGCCTTGATCGGAATGACGAAGTAGAGAAGCAGCGTCCGCTCCGGAAAGAGAAGCCCGTAAGCGGCCAGGAGGCCATAGATCGCTCCCGACGCTCCGATGATCGGGATCGTGCTGCCCGGAGTCACGAGCGTCGAGCAGAGCGCGGCTCCGATGCCGGTCACGAAGTAGAAGCGGAAGAACCTCTGGGTTCCCCAGAGCCACTCCAGCTCCGTCCCGAACATCCAGAGCGCGAGCATGTTGAGGAGCAGATGGAGGAAGCCGCCGTGGAGAAACATGTAGGTCACCATCTGCCACAGGAAGAGATGGTGGGTGACGTCGTACGGCACCAGGCCGAAGAGCCGGTCGAAGCGCACCTGGGCGAGAAATCCGGCGAGCACCTGGAAGACGTAGACGCCCACGGTCGCGAAGAGGAGCGTCCGGACGCCGGGCGAGAGCGGGCCGCCGAGGACGATCTGACGAGGCTGCTCGAATCGACCGTTCACTTGCGGACCTTGCG from Candidatus Eisenbacteria bacterium carries:
- a CDS encoding rhomboid family intramembrane serine protease, encoding MNGRFEQPRQIVLGGPLSPGVRTLLFATVGVYVFQVLAGFLAQVRFDRLFGLVPYDVTHHLFLWQMVTYMFLHGGFLHLLLNMLALWMFGTELEWLWGTQRFFRFYFVTGIGAALCSTLVTPGSTIPIIGASGAIYGLLAAYGLLFPERTLLLYFVIPIKAKYFVLILGAITFWSSLTSNGGGVAHVAHLGGMLFGWLYLRGPTPWRGWRGFRFRNPFRGMRDRWRRERLRKKFKVYYRETRGDDDPPQDG
- a CDS encoding 2-oxoacid:ferredoxin oxidoreductase subunit beta; its protein translation is MTPPTSAPVNRIGLTASDYKGSKSTLCPGCGHDAITASIIQAAFELGLEQHRVAKLSGIGCSSKTPAYFLGRSHSFNAVHGRMPSIATGVHVANRELILLGVSGDGDSASIGLGQYCHLIRRNVPVVYIIENNGVYGLTKGQFSATADVGSKAKAGQVNDYMPIDLCAVAIELGCGFVARSFSGDPKQLRPILKAAFSHRGTAVLDVISPCVTFNNHEGSTKSYLNVKEHDAPLHEISFVPHFENIEVDYAPGETREVSLHDGSRIVLKKLEEDYDPTDRTRAIGMIHQGRAENRFMTGILYLDQGKEPLDRELNLVDEPLASLPLERVRPPKAALEEVMAGLKIGKG